The proteins below are encoded in one region of Xanthocytophaga agilis:
- a CDS encoding RHS repeat-associated core domain-containing protein translates to MDKVSLFPEFIFINGIVVLFINYTCFNDGKATVSGWVFQKRVFIAGSYQVAEPFGLNWIDLGARMDDSQIGRWHAIDNKSEKYYALSPYTYAANNPIMILDPDGMAPYDDDYSKIGKY, encoded by the coding sequence ATAGATAAAGTAAGCCTCTTTCCAGAGTTCATATTTATCAATGGTATTGTAGTACTCTTTATCAATTACACCTGTTTCAATGATGGGAAAGCGACGGTTTCCGGTTGGGTCTTTCAGAAACGTGTTTTCATTGCTGGTTCCTACCAGGTTGCAGAACCGTTTGGACTGAATTGGATTGATCTAGGGGCAAGGATGGACGATTCACAAATTGGTAGGTGGCATGCAATTGATAATAAATCTGAGAAATACTATGCTCTTTCTCCTTATACTTATGCTGCCAATAATCCAATAATGATTTTAGATCCAGATGGAATGGCACCTTATGATGATGATTACTCAAAAATAGGTAAGTATTAA
- a CDS encoding response regulator: protein MLVKIYVVDDDPVDRMIFEKQIEKVCNEQFHPIKTSQQNSEENSSFPKSEHKINSEGQSNRDVMEQPFEQIQVKVSCFSTASAALAQIRTLFLKGDFDTLPDLIFLDMVLPQMDGWEFIKKLTDLLIAIPGYNNVKSKLGIYLLTSFVNQFDLQKANTTPLIKDYLLKPILANDICSILHDYLRAKQK, encoded by the coding sequence ATGCTTGTGAAAATCTATGTTGTCGACGATGATCCGGTTGATCGAATGATATTTGAAAAACAAATAGAAAAGGTGTGTAACGAACAGTTTCATCCAATAAAAACAAGCCAACAGAACTCAGAAGAGAATAGTAGTTTTCCTAAGTCAGAACACAAGATAAACAGTGAAGGCCAATCCAACAGAGATGTAATGGAACAGCCATTTGAGCAGATTCAGGTTAAAGTATCTTGTTTCTCTACCGCATCTGCGGCTTTGGCTCAAATCAGAACGTTGTTTTTGAAAGGGGATTTTGATACACTCCCTGACTTGATCTTTCTGGATATGGTGCTTCCGCAAATGGATGGGTGGGAATTTATAAAAAAGTTGACAGATTTACTCATTGCCATTCCCGGGTATAATAACGTAAAATCAAAGCTGGGAATCTATCTGCTGACCTCTTTTGTTAATCAGTTCGATCTTCAGAAAGCAAACACAACTCCACTTATCAAAGACTATTTGCTCAAGCCGATACTAGCAAATGATATTTGCTCTATTTTACACGATTATCTCAGAGCAAAACAAAAATAA
- a CDS encoding protoglobin domain-containing protein: MHTQTTQIPGYTYGEVATSPVSEADLDLLKQTVLLSEEDVLYLQMAGRVLEDQTENILDVWYGFVGSHPYLAQYFGKNDQLNDAYLASVRKRFGQWIMDTCFRSYDQQWMNYQHEIGLRHLVKKNQTDGVDAVPIIHFRYLVTFIVPITATIKPFLARKGNSVGEVENMYNAWFKAITLTVALWCYPYVKEGTF; this comes from the coding sequence ATGCACACTCAAACCACACAAATCCCTGGCTATACCTATGGAGAAGTAGCCACCTCACCCGTATCTGAGGCTGATTTAGACTTGCTGAAGCAAACCGTACTTTTATCTGAAGAGGATGTACTCTATCTGCAAATGGCAGGAAGAGTACTCGAAGACCAGACAGAAAACATACTGGATGTCTGGTATGGCTTTGTAGGCTCACATCCGTATCTGGCTCAGTATTTTGGAAAAAACGATCAGTTGAATGATGCCTATTTAGCCAGCGTACGTAAGCGCTTCGGGCAATGGATCATGGATACTTGTTTTCGTTCTTACGATCAGCAATGGATGAATTATCAGCATGAGATTGGCCTTCGTCACTTGGTTAAAAAGAACCAGACGGATGGAGTAGATGCTGTTCCGATTATACACTTCCGATACCTTGTCACTTTTATTGTGCCAATCACTGCAACCATAAAACCGTTTCTGGCTAGAAAAGGCAATAGTGTAGGCGAAGTTGAGAATATGTACAATGCCTGGTTTAAGGCTATTACACTGACGGTGGCACTCTGGTGTTATCCCTATGTGAAGGAGGGTACTTTTTAA
- a CDS encoding alpha/beta hydrolase, whose translation MTPTPSKTVVFITGAFVSHSCWDEWRTYFESKGYSTIAPPWLHKEGTAAELRARQPNDVALATLHLEDLVNHYVNIIKGLPEKPIVIGHSYGGMLTQIMVNRDLAAAGVAIHSVPPLGVFPYEFSFLKAGWKSLGLFTSLEETYLMSFEDWQYAFVNGMSFNDQIASYEKYIIPESKTVARDALTPAAKVDFAKPHAPLLFTAGDTDHITPAHLNQRNFKAYEENGSILEYKLFTNRNHYVLGLPTWKEDADYILQWIDKVQQAVPVSSNQVEA comes from the coding sequence ATGACACCTACTCCATCTAAAACCGTAGTCTTTATTACCGGAGCTTTTGTCAGCCACAGTTGCTGGGACGAATGGCGTACCTATTTTGAAAGCAAAGGCTATTCAACCATTGCACCACCCTGGTTACACAAAGAGGGTACTGCGGCTGAATTACGGGCCAGACAACCCAATGATGTGGCGCTGGCAACTCTTCATTTGGAAGATCTGGTAAATCATTATGTAAACATTATCAAAGGACTACCTGAAAAACCGATTGTGATTGGTCATTCGTATGGCGGTATGCTTACACAGATCATGGTGAATCGCGATCTGGCGGCTGCTGGGGTAGCCATTCATTCCGTCCCTCCACTAGGCGTATTTCCCTATGAATTCTCCTTTCTGAAAGCAGGCTGGAAGTCGTTGGGACTGTTTACGTCACTGGAAGAAACCTATCTGATGTCTTTTGAAGACTGGCAGTATGCTTTTGTGAATGGAATGTCATTTAATGACCAGATTGCTTCCTATGAAAAATATATCATACCGGAGTCGAAAACTGTAGCACGGGATGCATTAACCCCTGCAGCAAAAGTAGACTTTGCCAAACCACATGCGCCTTTGTTGTTTACAGCCGGCGATACAGATCATATTACGCCTGCCCATCTGAATCAACGCAACTTTAAAGCATACGAAGAAAACGGCTCTATTCTCGAGTACAAACTCTTTACCAACCGGAATCACTATGTATTGGGACTGCCTACCTGGAAAGAGGATGCAGACTACATCTTACAATGGATAGATAAAGTACAACAGGCTGTGCCAGTGAGCAGTAATCAGGTCGAAGCCTGA
- a CDS encoding alpha/beta hydrolase has product MNAAVSQTSGVAYYAEDPRIDQGTKAFLQILNNSGGPALETLSPEAARLVLVNAQASIPVDVSGIETTEKTITYDGYTVKLHIVRPEGVKEVLPVFLFIHGGGWVLGDFPTHQRLVRDLVVHSGYCAVFVNYTPSPEARYPQALNEIYATTQWVAEHGAEINVDGKRLAIIGNSAGGDLAAATCLMAKHKSGPKISLQILLWPVTNADFELDSYKQFGEDRFLTTSVMKWMWDQYVPDLEKRKEIYAAPLQASVEQLKGLPPTLIQVAENDILRDEGEAYGCKLDKAGVTVTTIRYNGMIHDFGLLNGLATLPATRSLFVHAAAELTKYLG; this is encoded by the coding sequence ATGAATGCAGCAGTTTCACAAACTTCTGGTGTAGCGTACTATGCCGAAGATCCGCGTATCGACCAAGGTACTAAGGCCTTTTTACAGATTCTGAACAATTCAGGCGGCCCTGCTCTGGAGACGTTGTCTCCGGAAGCCGCCCGGCTAGTGCTGGTAAATGCACAAGCTTCCATACCCGTCGATGTATCAGGTATTGAAACCACAGAGAAAACCATTACCTATGATGGATATACCGTGAAGCTACACATTGTCCGTCCGGAAGGAGTAAAAGAGGTATTGCCTGTCTTTCTCTTCATACATGGAGGAGGTTGGGTATTGGGAGACTTTCCTACTCACCAGCGTTTAGTCAGAGATTTGGTAGTACATTCCGGTTATTGTGCTGTGTTTGTTAATTATACTCCATCTCCGGAAGCTCGCTATCCGCAAGCTCTCAATGAAATTTATGCAACTACCCAATGGGTTGCTGAACATGGTGCAGAAATCAATGTAGATGGAAAACGCCTGGCCATAATTGGAAACAGTGCAGGCGGAGATCTGGCAGCAGCTACCTGTTTGATGGCTAAACATAAATCAGGTCCGAAAATTAGTTTACAGATACTACTATGGCCGGTTACCAACGCAGACTTCGAACTGGATTCATACAAACAATTTGGCGAGGATCGCTTTCTGACGACATCTGTTATGAAATGGATGTGGGATCAGTATGTGCCAGATCTTGAGAAACGGAAAGAAATCTACGCAGCCCCTTTGCAAGCATCTGTGGAACAGTTAAAAGGCTTGCCTCCTACACTGATCCAAGTAGCGGAGAACGATATATTGCGTGATGAAGGAGAAGCCTATGGCTGCAAATTAGATAAAGCAGGGGTAACAGTAACTACCATACGCTACAATGGAATGATACATGACTTTGGCCTTCTGAACGGTCTGGCAACATTGCCCGCTACACGTTCACTATTTGTCCATGCCGCAGCTGAGCTAACCAAATACCTCGGATAG
- a CDS encoding alpha/beta fold hydrolase, whose amino-acid sequence MRLLFIILMLTSTLLTTSCDDDKDEADPKPTFVFVHGTFAGQYAWHLIKPKLEAKGYQVVTFDLPAHGDDQTPVSQANFELYVKTTVDKINAIPGKVVLVGHSGGGMVITAAAERIPAKIEKLVYMCAFLPKSDQTLYELAISDTASLLGRSLQPSQDGLTASLPEDVLIQVFAVDASEEIQKVVAKTRPEPLAIFQGKATLTAANFGKIPKYYIKTLKDEGITPATQQKMIDANGSVVKTYTMNTSHSPYWAQPDELVTILQEIN is encoded by the coding sequence ATGCGACTTTTATTTATCATTCTTATGCTTACCAGCACTCTTCTAACTACATCCTGTGATGATGACAAAGACGAGGCAGATCCGAAACCAACCTTTGTGTTTGTACATGGCACCTTTGCCGGTCAATATGCCTGGCATCTGATTAAACCCAAACTTGAGGCGAAAGGCTACCAGGTAGTGACCTTTGATCTACCTGCTCATGGCGATGATCAGACACCTGTTAGCCAAGCCAACTTTGAACTGTATGTAAAGACAACAGTAGACAAAATCAATGCGATTCCAGGAAAGGTAGTACTAGTCGGCCACAGCGGTGGTGGAATGGTTATCACAGCAGCAGCAGAACGGATTCCTGCAAAGATTGAAAAGCTGGTGTATATGTGCGCCTTTTTGCCCAAAAGTGATCAGACTCTCTACGAACTGGCTATCTCTGATACGGCAAGCTTGCTCGGACGCAGCCTGCAACCCTCTCAGGATGGATTAACCGCCTCACTACCGGAAGATGTGCTGATCCAGGTGTTTGCGGTTGATGCGTCAGAAGAGATTCAGAAGGTAGTCGCGAAAACACGGCCAGAACCGTTGGCTATCTTTCAGGGTAAAGCAACATTAACGGCTGCTAATTTTGGTAAAATACCCAAGTACTACATTAAAACGCTTAAAGACGAAGGTATCACCCCAGCCACGCAACAGAAAATGATTGATGCCAATGGCTCTGTTGTCAAGACCTATACTATGAACACAAGTCATAGCCCCTACTGGGCTCAGCCCGATGAATTGGTGACTATTCTACAGGAAATAAACTAA
- a CDS encoding tetratricopeptide repeat-containing sensor histidine kinase: protein MKNLSIVILLLCIGNCYCHAQDITVKEATDALGLLKVAKQDTNRVYLLQKAGRFYIEKPGEHKTDLDSALSLIQEAEQLSNKLSFQKGISYSYLLYSMAYREKRDNERGKVMIGKAIDMFARIKYTYGLGEAYMEQRNFYSAFASKEILFQRIDIAEKALLAFKQAGSKVQIAHCLKEIGDLYSIDGDYTRSIKKLKEALAVYQSINYSRLQSIYDILSAVYSISGEYKEAIRYGLLAMKTGERLHDETAQMSTIYNHLGITYYYLKDYEQAYLYFKKALTVAEKNKDLNTINSLAQNISHSLLKSHKYSEALVFLKDITKRYPPPDISSMIINKASFVTVYELLKQYTQGQTYCNELLELAEKPDLSPGDYSIIYTAVIPFTIATKQYKLAQKYLQLEKKLAEKSGSLADLSVNQLSWFEVDSAQGNYLSAIAHYQLHKRLNDSIFNEAKSQQIAQLQVQYETEKKDQDIKLKAQSINLLTKQTQVQQSEIQKSEIIRNTTLAGIVLLGIIMGLLYNQYRIKQKTNKQLQHLLTEKEWLLKEVHHRVKNNLQTVLSLLESQSHSLSNDALQAIQVSQNRVYAMSLIHKKLYQATNVASINMEEYLKELIQHLRESFSDGYPIHFHQNYESIQLDVSQAVPIGLIVNEAVTNAFKYAFPKQESNNSISVECKQTENNEILLTISDNGKGLPADFLTKRSNEGLGLKLIRGLTDDIDGKLTLTSDNGLSIFISFKATPTLNDAIDKTRFSLVNADAV, encoded by the coding sequence ATGAAGAATCTTTCCATAGTTATTTTACTGTTGTGTATTGGTAACTGTTATTGTCATGCACAGGATATAACAGTAAAGGAAGCTACTGATGCACTGGGCTTATTGAAGGTTGCCAAACAGGATACAAATCGTGTCTATTTATTGCAAAAAGCAGGACGGTTTTATATTGAAAAGCCTGGAGAGCACAAAACAGATCTGGATAGTGCATTGAGTCTTATTCAAGAAGCTGAGCAGCTGAGCAACAAGCTCTCATTTCAAAAAGGAATTTCCTATTCTTACTTGCTATATTCAATGGCCTATCGGGAAAAAAGAGATAACGAGAGGGGTAAAGTAATGATTGGTAAAGCAATTGATATGTTTGCCAGAATCAAATATACCTATGGACTGGGGGAAGCTTATATGGAGCAAAGGAATTTTTATTCGGCCTTTGCTTCCAAAGAGATATTATTTCAAAGAATCGATATCGCTGAAAAAGCCCTGTTGGCTTTTAAGCAGGCAGGCAGTAAAGTACAGATTGCTCATTGCTTAAAAGAAATAGGGGACCTGTATTCCATAGATGGAGATTATACCCGTTCTATTAAAAAGCTAAAAGAAGCTTTGGCTGTATATCAATCTATTAATTATTCCCGCCTACAAAGTATCTACGATATTTTAAGTGCTGTCTACTCCATATCAGGAGAGTATAAAGAGGCAATAAGATATGGTTTGCTTGCTATGAAAACAGGGGAACGTCTACATGATGAAACTGCACAGATGAGCACAATCTATAATCATTTGGGTATTACCTATTATTATTTAAAAGACTACGAACAGGCATACCTCTACTTCAAGAAAGCGTTGACTGTTGCTGAAAAGAATAAGGATCTCAATACGATAAATAGTTTGGCTCAAAATATCAGCCATTCTTTACTCAAATCGCATAAGTATTCTGAAGCACTGGTATTTCTGAAAGACATTACAAAGAGATATCCTCCTCCTGATATAAGTAGTATGATAATCAATAAAGCCAGCTTTGTAACTGTATACGAATTGTTAAAGCAATATACACAGGGGCAAACCTATTGTAATGAGTTGCTGGAACTGGCTGAGAAACCAGACTTAAGCCCAGGGGATTATAGCATTATATATACCGCAGTCATACCCTTTACTATTGCTACCAAACAGTATAAACTGGCTCAGAAATATCTGCAACTGGAAAAAAAGCTTGCTGAAAAATCTGGTTCGTTAGCAGATCTTTCAGTGAATCAGTTGTCGTGGTTTGAAGTTGATTCTGCTCAGGGGAATTACCTTTCAGCTATTGCTCACTATCAGCTCCATAAACGTCTGAATGACTCGATTTTCAATGAGGCCAAAAGCCAGCAGATTGCCCAGTTGCAGGTGCAGTATGAAACTGAGAAAAAAGATCAGGACATTAAGCTAAAAGCACAGTCTATTAATCTATTAACCAAGCAAACTCAGGTACAGCAAAGCGAAATACAAAAATCAGAAATAATACGAAATACTACCCTGGCAGGCATTGTGTTATTGGGTATAATTATGGGCTTGCTTTACAATCAATACCGGATCAAGCAGAAAACCAACAAGCAATTGCAACATCTTCTTACTGAAAAGGAATGGTTGTTAAAAGAAGTACATCATCGGGTTAAGAATAATCTTCAGACAGTATTAAGTTTGCTCGAATCGCAATCCCATAGTTTGAGTAATGATGCCTTACAGGCAATACAGGTAAGCCAGAATCGGGTATATGCTATGTCTTTGATTCACAAAAAACTGTATCAGGCAACCAATGTAGCTTCTATCAATATGGAGGAATACCTGAAAGAACTAATTCAACACTTGCGTGAAAGCTTTAGTGACGGTTATCCTATCCACTTTCATCAAAATTATGAATCTATCCAGCTGGATGTTTCTCAGGCAGTACCAATTGGACTGATTGTGAACGAAGCTGTTACCAATGCATTTAAGTATGCTTTTCCTAAACAGGAATCGAATAATAGTATTTCAGTCGAATGCAAACAGACAGAAAATAATGAAATACTTCTGACAATTTCTGACAATGGCAAAGGGTTACCTGCAGACTTCTTGACAAAAAGAAGCAATGAAGGATTAGGGCTTAAACTCATCCGGGGATTAACCGATGACATTGACGGAAAACTAACCCTGACTTCCGATAACGGATTAAGTATTTTTATAAGCTTCAAGGCTACCCCTACATTGAATGATGCTATTGATAAAACCAGGTTTTCATTGGTGAATGCAGATGCTGTCTGA
- a CDS encoding helix-turn-helix domain-containing protein, translating into MRLKVRPTDTHESARDHFQMTSKGNAKADNPVEIHTLQWLEQNHPISFNSPIRTTGFEIIWIVEGTGKLTVDCQEYVIEPNVIYCLSPGQLRQFSTNGKVEGYYISLSEEFAYLAENKQDFSFLTLQNSFGRNLQIIHTTKEIHHELEDILMKMRTELSNCFMLRTEILKGLLKIFIIYLSRKAERQDYVNVPEKDIHIAERFIALLKIHYTTKRMVADYARELCVTPNYLNRIVKKVSGFPASYHIQQHIVLEAKRQALYSGLSMKEVAYELGFTDYAHFSKFFKNNSGMNFTAFKNGSH; encoded by the coding sequence ATGAGACTAAAGGTTCGACCCACCGATACCCATGAATCAGCCAGAGATCATTTTCAGATGACAAGTAAAGGCAATGCCAAGGCTGACAACCCAGTGGAGATTCACACACTCCAATGGCTTGAACAGAACCATCCTATATCTTTTAACAGTCCTATCCGTACCACTGGTTTTGAAATAATCTGGATAGTTGAAGGAACCGGTAAATTAACAGTTGACTGTCAGGAATATGTAATTGAACCCAATGTTATTTATTGTCTCTCTCCAGGACAATTGCGTCAATTTTCAACCAATGGAAAGGTAGAAGGGTATTACATTTCCTTATCGGAAGAGTTTGCCTATCTGGCAGAAAACAAACAGGACTTTTCTTTTCTAACTCTTCAAAACAGCTTTGGCAGAAATCTGCAAATTATTCATACAACAAAGGAAATACATCATGAACTGGAAGATATTCTGATGAAGATGAGAACAGAATTGTCTAACTGTTTTATGCTACGAACGGAGATTTTAAAAGGTCTGCTGAAAATATTTATTATTTACTTATCCAGAAAAGCAGAAAGGCAGGACTACGTAAACGTGCCAGAAAAAGACATACATATTGCTGAAAGATTTATAGCTCTGTTGAAAATACATTATACCACCAAACGAATGGTTGCAGATTATGCGCGGGAACTATGTGTTACACCCAATTATCTCAATAGGATCGTAAAGAAAGTATCTGGATTTCCAGCAAGTTACCATATTCAGCAGCACATCGTTCTGGAAGCAAAGCGGCAGGCACTGTATTCTGGCTTAAGTATGAAGGAAGTAGCGTACGAGTTAGGGTTTACCGATTATGCGCATTTTAGCAAGTTCTTCAAAAACAATTCAGGAATGAACTTTACTGCTTTTAAAAATGGAAGCCACTAA
- a CDS encoding sigma-54-dependent Fis family transcriptional regulator, whose amino-acid sequence MDQTHWQDLERKLEEKEILLSLIRDIASIRNKEDLQHVLQIKLQKHLAVSGFRISLIDKASSQVVPFLIITGQYGQKNRELELELNRNLPLQDGIFDRVLETGSTVRTDLTAKSVTTHTPKYIRLLKTTGLTEIVSVPLKSEEKTIGVMCMIGDSKNKFRPEHYTLIESVSAQISIEVANILANEAIARKEEEKSILLSLSNSMALVRSKQDLASTINQKLKELFFIKDFTIVALDQQDMTFGAYLFDEDNTPYLQKREYLQTIYSNFKFEKQFYDLVLQSDRPVIFDIKELATQKNASGHALFFHSIGIDFIIGAALRIGNTNFGVLWIQPENLTDFNTVNTTIFTGVCSQISIALSNIIANEALEKQYKEKEILLSLSNAIASTRDKTDLLKIITHQLKQLFNYNDASIIILDQEQQTYSAYLLDMEEKRTSHPDCLPNATGNYAVADRICDAILAAEGPIVFDNEELIEQGTVPSWLAFLHKTGIREMVSVALRYSNKNIGAFFLHSENKNYFKPYQLTLIQGISYQLSIAMANILANEEIARQLEEIKHYKSQLEEENQYLQEQVEKAYNHSELIGESQPMQKVFHMLSQVSFTNSTVLILGETGTGKELIARAVHNASSRKDKLMIKVNCAALPASLIESELFGHEKGAFTGAIERRIGKFEMAHKGTLFLDEIGELPLDLQVKLLRVLQEKEIERVGGQTTIKTDVRLIAATNRNLQKEVEAGRFRSDLYYRLHVFPIVMPPLRERKEDIPLLVTHFIKKYTQRTGREISTVTKNVMNALQAYHWPGNIRELEHFIERAVLLTSGNSIRQIDLPSFAGKRTVADSVENYSIKTLEENERDHILAVLRNCNGKVFGPGGAAELLNIHVSTLNSRMKKLGIKKEHIFVQKK is encoded by the coding sequence ATGGATCAGACCCATTGGCAAGACCTGGAACGGAAATTAGAGGAAAAAGAAATTTTGCTTTCTTTAATCAGGGATATAGCATCGATACGAAACAAAGAGGATCTGCAGCATGTTTTGCAGATCAAACTCCAAAAACATCTGGCTGTCAGCGGCTTCCGAATTAGCCTAATAGACAAAGCATCATCTCAGGTAGTGCCTTTTCTGATCATCACAGGCCAGTATGGTCAAAAGAATCGGGAACTGGAGTTGGAACTGAACCGAAATCTGCCTCTGCAGGATGGAATTTTTGATAGAGTATTAGAGACTGGCTCTACGGTTAGAACAGATCTGACAGCCAAATCCGTCACTACCCATACACCAAAGTACATACGTTTGTTGAAAACTACCGGCTTAACGGAAATCGTTTCGGTACCCTTAAAAAGTGAAGAGAAAACCATAGGCGTCATGTGTATGATAGGCGATTCCAAAAATAAATTTCGCCCTGAGCACTATACCCTGATTGAAAGTGTATCCGCCCAGATTTCAATAGAAGTCGCCAACATCCTGGCCAATGAAGCCATAGCCCGAAAAGAAGAGGAGAAATCTATATTACTATCTCTGAGTAATAGCATGGCCCTTGTGCGCAGCAAACAAGACCTTGCCAGTACCATCAACCAAAAACTTAAAGAGCTTTTTTTCATAAAGGATTTTACCATCGTAGCTCTTGACCAACAGGATATGACCTTTGGCGCGTATTTGTTTGATGAGGACAATACCCCCTACCTGCAAAAACGGGAGTATCTGCAAACCATTTATTCCAATTTTAAGTTTGAGAAACAATTCTATGACCTTGTGCTACAATCTGACAGGCCTGTAATCTTTGATATAAAGGAACTAGCTACCCAAAAAAATGCGTCAGGGCATGCACTATTTTTTCATTCCATCGGCATTGATTTCATAATCGGGGCTGCATTACGCATTGGTAATACAAACTTTGGTGTACTTTGGATTCAACCGGAAAATCTAACCGATTTCAATACCGTCAATACGACTATTTTTACAGGTGTCTGCTCACAAATATCCATCGCACTTTCCAATATCATCGCCAATGAGGCACTCGAAAAACAATATAAGGAGAAAGAAATACTCCTTTCCCTTAGCAATGCTATCGCTTCTACCCGTGATAAGACTGATTTGCTTAAAATCATTACCCATCAGCTCAAGCAGCTGTTCAATTATAACGACGCATCCATTATCATTCTGGATCAAGAGCAGCAAACATACAGTGCATATTTGCTTGACATGGAAGAAAAACGAACTTCTCATCCCGATTGTCTACCAAATGCGACTGGTAACTATGCTGTGGCAGACCGGATTTGCGATGCAATATTGGCAGCAGAAGGTCCGATTGTTTTTGATAATGAGGAACTCATAGAGCAAGGGACTGTCCCTTCCTGGCTTGCTTTCCTTCATAAAACGGGTATCCGTGAGATGGTTAGTGTGGCTTTACGTTACAGCAATAAGAATATCGGCGCTTTTTTTCTCCATTCTGAAAATAAAAACTATTTCAAACCTTATCAGCTTACTTTGATTCAGGGCATTTCCTATCAGTTATCCATCGCCATGGCAAATATTCTGGCCAATGAAGAGATAGCCAGACAACTGGAAGAGATCAAGCATTACAAAAGCCAGTTGGAAGAAGAAAATCAATATCTGCAGGAACAGGTAGAAAAAGCCTATAACCATAGCGAACTGATTGGGGAAAGCCAACCTATGCAGAAGGTATTTCATATGCTTTCACAAGTGTCGTTTACCAATAGTACAGTCCTGATCTTAGGTGAAACCGGAACAGGGAAAGAACTCATTGCCAGGGCTGTTCATAATGCTTCATCCCGAAAAGATAAACTTATGATAAAGGTCAACTGTGCTGCATTGCCAGCCAGTCTGATAGAAAGTGAATTGTTTGGACACGAAAAAGGTGCTTTTACAGGAGCAATAGAACGTCGTATTGGTAAATTCGAAATGGCACATAAAGGTACGTTGTTCCTGGATGAAATTGGCGAATTACCCCTGGATTTACAGGTGAAGCTACTGAGAGTATTACAGGAAAAAGAGATTGAACGAGTTGGTGGTCAAACTACAATTAAAACGGATGTACGTCTGATTGCTGCCACCAATCGCAATCTGCAAAAAGAGGTAGAAGCCGGCAGATTCAGAAGTGACTTGTATTATCGCCTGCATGTATTCCCGATTGTAATGCCTCCACTTCGGGAGCGAAAAGAGGATATTCCTTTGTTAGTAACTCATTTTATAAAAAAATATACACAAAGAACAGGAAGGGAAATTTCTACTGTTACCAAAAATGTAATGAATGCCTTACAGGCATACCACTGGCCGGGGAATATTCGGGAGCTGGAACATTTTATAGAAAGAGCTGTATTGCTTACCTCTGGCAATAGTATCAGACAAATAGACCTTCCTTCATTTGCAGGCAAGAGAACCGTTGCTGACTCAGTAGAAAACTACTCGATAAAAACACTGGAAGAAAACGAACGAGATCATATTCTGGCTGTATTGAGGAATTGTAACGGAAAAGTATTTGGTCCTGGCGGTGCTGCTGAACTATTGAATATTCATGTGTCTACCCTCAACTCCCGAATGAAAAAATTAGGTATAAAAAAAGAACATATATTTGTTCAAAAAAAATAA